Genomic DNA from Actinomycetota bacterium:
GCGAGCGCAAGCTCCGCGGCCACCTTCGCCTCGTAAAGCGCGCGAATCCCCTCGACGCCCTCATCCGTGTCGGAATCGCGGCCTTCCATCAGGGACAGCTACGCGTTCCGTACGAACCAGCGCCACGTGAGCGCCAGGCCGCTCGAGAGCGGTACGCGCGCGGACCACGCGAACACGTCGCGCGCTTTGCGCGGATCGAGCGCGCTGCGCGCAATGTCGCCTTCGCGCGCCGGCTCGTGGTCGAAATCCCTGAACACGGCGGACGCCGAGCGCAACTCGCCGGCCAGCGTCTCAACGCTCGTCTCGGTTCCGGTTGAGATGTTGTACGCGGGTCCGCGCCCGCCACCATCGCGAAGGCTCGCCTCTGAAGTGAGCGCCTGCATGATGGCTGACACGACATCTCCCACGTAGACGAAATCCCGCGT
This window encodes:
- a CDS encoding GDP-mannose 4,6-dehydratase, whose protein sequence is TRDFVYVGDVVSAIMQALTSEASLRDGGGRGPAYNISTGTETSVETLAGELRSASAVFRDFDHEPAREGDIARSALDPRKARDVFAWSARVPLSSGLALTWRWFVRNA